In a genomic window of Thermoanaerobaculales bacterium:
- a CDS encoding glycosyltransferase: MQRQVEPPGPEVQRELERLRAREADFEARIERLTFERDGYYGEWRHAKNQLDAVRRSPVWPLWLLWRVVRAILALPLAAIGALPGALARAWLVAWAALARLRAARRAEPAAIPDPPPLPPAPDPELRPRVLLVTPYSIFPPHHGGAVRLYNLVRRLGERSRLHLLIFSQQGEDAAQRAALEPFCARVDFHRWRPQLRPDRLGLQPPSAQLFASDIAASKIRDLVLGHRIDLVQLEYTELGQHAAAVPDGVPVILTEHDIAFRSFARRQRLGFRQRFPESRAYGTSRHDLRRLMRHELACDRAASQVHAMSQDDARFLARHLPDGARRIRVVPNGVDCNAYAPPGGLAPRRDVLYVGNFQNLPNVDALDYFVADVWPLLRLRRPGARLSVVGANPPERVTALDGRDGITVVGEVDDLRPAYHGHRVMVAPIRAGSGTRLKILEAFAAGIPVVSTTLGAEGIEAEPGRHLLIADSAVDFAAAVEQVLADDRLADRLAAEAVGLARERYDWGLVADRLLACWRELLAGAQPRHRAATPEVVEAIEPPGDAAAAPPQVSVLIPTLDGGADLARCLDAIAAQRGCPSFELVCVDSGSAAADLEAMRRHGARVLRIDRSRFNHGQTRDLAARHARGEVLAFLNQDAVPADAEWLRRLVEPLLSGDGSIAAVQGGIREVPEVGRRFFWESCGDRFYFTRETARWLDAYQGIGFSTVNCALRRSAWERHNFGWAAIMEDKKWQREAVDAGLRIVDRPDATVHHTHAYDLRSLTRRCRSEGWGWRSLGMRYSLWDAARDMLKPGVWRTLLGGLARGRVRTPAELLFPCLRPLALWWGNRWAGGVAL, translated from the coding sequence ATGCAGAGGCAAGTCGAACCACCGGGGCCTGAAGTTCAGCGCGAGCTGGAGCGGCTGCGGGCGCGGGAGGCCGACTTCGAGGCCCGGATCGAGCGCCTGACCTTCGAGCGCGACGGCTACTACGGCGAGTGGCGCCACGCCAAGAACCAGCTCGACGCGGTCCGGCGCTCGCCGGTGTGGCCGCTGTGGCTGCTGTGGCGGGTCGTGCGCGCGATCCTGGCGCTGCCGCTCGCCGCGATCGGCGCGCTGCCGGGCGCGCTCGCGCGGGCGTGGCTGGTGGCGTGGGCGGCGCTGGCCCGGCTGCGGGCGGCGCGGCGCGCCGAGCCGGCCGCGATCCCGGACCCGCCCCCGCTGCCGCCGGCGCCCGACCCCGAGCTGCGGCCGCGGGTGCTGCTCGTCACCCCCTACTCGATCTTCCCGCCCCACCACGGCGGCGCCGTCCGCCTCTACAACCTGGTCCGCCGGCTCGGCGAGCGCTCCCGGCTCCACCTGCTGATCTTCAGCCAGCAGGGCGAGGACGCCGCCCAGCGCGCCGCCCTCGAGCCGTTCTGCGCCCGGGTCGACTTCCACCGCTGGCGGCCCCAGCTCAGGCCGGACCGGCTCGGCCTGCAGCCGCCGAGCGCCCAGCTGTTCGCCTCGGACATCGCGGCCTCGAAGATCCGCGACCTGGTGCTCGGTCACCGCATCGACCTCGTCCAGCTCGAGTACACCGAGCTCGGCCAGCACGCCGCGGCGGTCCCCGACGGGGTGCCGGTGATCCTGACCGAGCACGACATCGCCTTCCGCTCCTTCGCCCGCCGGCAGCGGCTCGGCTTCCGGCAGCGCTTCCCGGAGAGCCGCGCCTACGGGACCTCCCGCCACGACCTGCGCCGGCTGATGCGCCATGAGCTCGCCTGCGACCGCGCCGCGAGCCAGGTCCACGCCATGTCGCAGGACGACGCCCGCTTCCTGGCCCGCCACCTGCCCGACGGCGCGCGCCGGATCCGGGTGGTGCCGAACGGCGTCGACTGCAACGCCTACGCGCCGCCCGGTGGGCTGGCCCCGCGCCGGGACGTGCTCTACGTCGGCAACTTCCAGAACCTCCCCAACGTCGACGCCCTCGACTACTTCGTCGCCGATGTCTGGCCGCTGCTCCGGCTGCGGCGCCCCGGTGCGCGCCTCTCCGTGGTCGGCGCCAACCCGCCGGAGCGGGTCACCGCGCTCGACGGCCGCGACGGCATCACCGTGGTCGGCGAGGTCGACGACCTGCGGCCCGCCTACCACGGCCACCGGGTGATGGTGGCGCCGATCCGGGCCGGCTCGGGGACCCGGCTCAAGATCCTCGAGGCCTTCGCCGCCGGCATCCCGGTGGTGTCGACCACCCTCGGCGCCGAGGGCATCGAGGCCGAGCCCGGCCGCCACCTGCTGATCGCCGACTCGGCGGTCGACTTCGCCGCCGCGGTCGAGCAGGTGCTGGCCGACGATCGGCTGGCCGACCGACTCGCCGCCGAGGCCGTGGGCCTCGCCCGCGAGCGCTACGACTGGGGCCTGGTCGCCGATCGGCTCCTCGCCTGCTGGCGGGAGCTGCTCGCCGGCGCCCAGCCGCGGCACCGCGCCGCCACGCCGGAGGTGGTCGAGGCGATCGAGCCGCCGGGGGACGCCGCGGCCGCGCCGCCGCAGGTCTCGGTCCTGATCCCGACCCTCGACGGCGGCGCCGACCTCGCCCGCTGCCTGGACGCGATCGCGGCGCAGCGCGGCTGCCCCTCGTTCGAGCTGGTCTGCGTCGACTCCGGCTCCGCCGCCGCCGACCTCGAGGCCATGCGCCGCCACGGCGCCAGGGTCCTGCGCATCGACCGCAGCCGCTTCAACCACGGCCAGACCCGCGACCTGGCGGCGCGCCACGCCCGCGGCGAGGTGCTGGCCTTCCTCAACCAGGACGCGGTGCCGGCCGACGCCGAGTGGCTGCGCCGGCTGGTCGAGCCGCTGCTCTCCGGCGACGGCTCGATCGCGGCCGTGCAGGGCGGCATCCGCGAGGTCCCGGAGGTCGGCCGGCGCTTCTTCTGGGAGTCGTGCGGCGACCGCTTCTACTTCACCCGCGAGACCGCGCGCTGGCTCGACGCCTACCAGGGCATCGGGTTCTCGACCGTCAACTGCGCGCTGCGCCGATCGGCCTGGGAGCGCCACAACTTCGGCTGGGCGGCGATCATGGAGGACAAGAAGTGGCAGCGCGAGGCGGTCGACGCCGGCCTCCGGATCGTCGACCGCCCCGACGCCACGGTCCACCACACCCACGCCTATGACCTGAGGTCGCTGACCCGGCGCTGCCGCAGCGAGGGCTGGGGCTGGCGCTCGCTCGGAATGCGCTACTCGCTGTGGGACGCCGCCCGGGACATGCTCAAGCCGGGCGTCTGGCGCACCCTGCTCGGCGGCCTCGCCCGCGGCCGGGTGCGGACCCCGGCCGAGCTCCTCTTCCCCTGCCTGCGGCCGCTCGCGCTGTGGTGGGGCAACCGCTGGGCGGGCGGCGTCGCGCTCTGA